The following nucleotide sequence is from Callithrix jacchus isolate 240 chromosome 12, calJac240_pri, whole genome shotgun sequence.
GTAGCGCCTGGGGTCCCCAGACAGTGCGGTGCTGAGTCTGATCCGCAGAGAGGTGGATGTTCCGGCCTGCTCGTGCAGAGCGTTACGGGGCTGGGCTGACCACCCGGGCTTCCCACTGTCCCCCAGATCCTGACCCAGGAGGACTGGAACGTGGTGCTGTACAACGGCATGGCCTCTACCTCCTCCTGGGCCGCCCTCTACTTCGTGGCCCTCATGACCTTCGGCAACTATGTCCTCTTCAACCTGCTGGTGGCCATCCTCGTAGAGGGCTTCCAGGCGGAGGtgagggggtggggatgggggctTCCATGAGAACGGTGTGGGGCTgccaggaggagggtgaggaaaaggaagagggtcTTCTAGGTAGAGGGGAGGGGTGTGGAGGGCCTTCCAGGAGTTGAGTAGAGAAGGGAAGCTGACTTCCTTCAGAAGAGGGGGGCcccaggaggagggggaggccaGGAGCCCAGTGGGGTGGGCAGGGGTCAGTCTGGAGAGGCAGATTGCTCCTCTAGCTGCCTGCCCCACCAGGCCAGCCCAGCCTTCCATACGGCGTGAAGGGTCCCCACTCTCAGGGCCCTCACGCCTGCCTTGTGCTTTGCGGGGTGCAGGGCGACGCCAACAGATCTGACAGTGACGAGGATAAGACGTCCGTCCACTTCGAGGAGGACTTCCACAAGTTCAGAGACCTGCAGGCCACAGGTGCGTGTGGTCAGTGCGTGGGCTGGGTTCTGGCCATGCAGGGCCCCCTGAGGGCAAGTCCTAGGTGGGTGGATTCCTGGACCGGGAGCCTGGCAGCTCTAGGGGTCCATTCCTCCCTCTGTCCTGCAGAGCTGAAGATGTGCTCCCTGGCGGTAACCCCCAACGGGCACCTGGAGGGCCGTGGCAGCCTGCCCCCTCCCCTCATCATGTGCACAGCGGCCACGCCCATGCCCACCCCCAAGAGCTTGCCCTACCTGGAcgcccccagcctcccagcctctcGGCGTGGCAGCAGCAGTTCTGGTGGCCCCACGCTGGGAGACCAGAAGCCTCTGGTAGGGCCCATCTCCTGCCGCAGCCCTCAGGCCCCTTCGCATTCTGGCTCATTACGGCCTTCCCCAAAGACAAGTGAGGGTCCCGCCCCCTATACCTATAAAGTCCCAGCCCCATGCAGAGGCTAAGAAAGCCTTGTGGTTTCTAAAAACGGAAGCCGGGCTGCTGCTCTGCAAGGCCCGTATGAAGGAGCAGATGTGGCAGCTGCGGGTGCCCGAGTGCATGGCGCACAGCATGGGAAGACCCCAGCAAgcgggctgggggtggtgggcaGAAACGTGGCCGGGAAACAGAAGGCAGGTCGAACGGGGGGGTCCATAAATGCCCACGGTTGGTGTTAATAGTGATgcttcaggccgggtgcggtggctcacacctgtaatctcagcactttgggaggccaaggcgggtggatcacgaggtcaggagatcgagaccatcctggtcaacagggtgaaaccccgtctctactaaaaatataaaaaattagctgggcatggtggcgcgtgcctgtaatcccagctactcgggaggctgaggcaggagaattgcctgaacccaggaggtggaggttgcggtgagccgagatcgcaccattgcactccagcctgggtaacaagcgaaactccgtctcaaaaaaaaaaagtgatgcttCCAGGCCACTGACTCCCACCACCTCCCAGGCCAGCCTCCGAGGCTCTCCCTGTGCCCCCTGGGGCCCCAATGGAGCCTGGAGCAGCCGGCGCTCCAGCTGGAGCAGCCTGGGCCGTGCCCCCAGCCTCAAGCGCCGCAGCCAGTGTGGGGAACGTGAGTCCCTGCTGTCCGGCGAGGGCAAGGGCAGCACCGATGATGAAGCCGAGGACGGCAGGGGCACTCCTGGGCCCCGCACCTCCCCCCTGCGGCGTGCAGAGTCCCTGGACCCACGGCCCCTGCGGCCAGCTGCCCTCCCACCCACCAAGTGCCGCGACTGCAACGGGCAGATGGTAGCCCTGCCCAGTGAGTTCTTCCTGCGCATCGACGGCCACAGGGAGGAGGCGGCCGAGCTCGATGACGATTTGGAAGATGTGAGTGCGTGGCGCCGGGCCCACAGCCTCCGTACCTCCCCTGTCCCGGGGCCCACAGCTGCCTCGCCTCCCTCTGTCTGGAGCAGGTTCTCTGAgtggagtctgaggtgggactTGGGGCGTGTTATTCACTGGAGGGGACTCAGAAGGGGAGAGAAGCAGGCCAGGCCAGGGAGGAGTCCAGCAGCGGTCAGGGATTCAGCCACAGCTGATCCCAGAGtcccccccacccactgccatcTAGGGGCTGTGCATTAAATGATCCACATCTGGCCTGCACACTGGGCTGGGCTCTGCACTGTTTGGTTACCCACAGGCTCTGAGCTCCTGCCAAGGCAGGGGCACATATCCACTAGACTGTCAGGCTCCCTTGGGTTGAGGACTGCTCCCCAGAGCCACAGGCCCAAGAGCACCCGCTTAATGGCCCCGTGGGTCACTCTGCCATCCCCAGGGTAGAGAAGGAGGCTCCTTGGCATGGGCCCCAGAGACCAGAAAGCCAGAGGCCAAGGGCCAGTGGGTGAGGAGTGAGGATTGAGAAGGGCCCAGGAGAAGGGCTGCTCGGGCTGGGAAGGGTGGCCCAGCTAAACACAGAGGGCCCTGGGGTGGCTGGGCAGGCGGGCAAGGGGCTCTGAGGACCCGCCTCCTTGTCCCCAGAGCTGCTGCTTCCGCCTGCGTAAAGTGCTGGAGCCCTACAAGCCCCAGTGGTGCCGGAGCCGCGAGGCCTGGGCCCTCTATCTCTTCTCCCCGCAGAACCGGTGAGGTGGCCCGGGTCAGGGAGCTGTGTGGGTAGATCCACCCCATGGGACCCCTGCCTCCAGGTCCCCACTGGGCAGGGCTGGCACGTGCTGGACATCCCTGGGTGGGCACCCTTTCTCTGAGACCACAGGGACCAGGGCTGAAGCGGAGGCCTGGTCGGGGCCgtcctgcaacctccatcccctctGCTGTCCATGGTGCCCGGCCCCACCTCTCAACCGGTCCTGCCCACGCAGGTTCCGTGACTCCTGCCGGAAGATCATCACGCACAAGCTGTTCGATCATGTGGTTCTCATTTTCATCTTCCTCAACTGTGTCACCATCGCCCTGGAGAGGCCTGACATCGACCCCGGCAGCACTGTGAGTCAGCCGACCCCATCGTCCCAGGCTACCACGACCCCCAGGGCGGGGTGGAGTGGACACAGCTCCCCAGCGTCCTCTCCCGGCAGGAGCGGGTCTTCCTCAGCATCTCCAACTACATCTTCACGGCCATCTTCGTGGCAGAGATGATGGTGAAGGTACCTCGGGGCCTAGGAGTACCCCTCGTTCCCAGGTCCCCATtctgcccacagccccacccagctGCATGCCAGCTCTCCAGGCCCCTCCCCGAGCCTGAGCTTAgtgccactggccctccccaggTGGTGGCCCTGGGGCTGCTCTCGGGCGAGCATGCCTACCTGCAGAGCAGCTGGAACCTGCTGGACGGGCTGCTGGTACTGGTGTCCCTGGTCGACATTGTCGTGGCCATGGCCTCGGCCGGTGGTGCCAAGATCCTGGGCGTTTTGCGCGTGCTGCGTCTGCTGCGGACACTGCGGCCTCTGAGGTGTGGGCAGGGGCACCCGAGGGCTCCTGGGGCAGCTTGGAAGCACAGTCCCCTGATGCCGCTGCTCGTCACTGCTTCGGCAGTCCTGAGCTGCTCGCAGGCCACCCGGTCGGCCCCACTTTGGGGCCTTTGCATGAGCTGTACCGGGGCTGCCAGCTGGCGCCATAGATGACCCCAGTGCATCCCTGTGCCCTGGCCAGGGTCATCAGCCGGGCTCCAGGCCTCAAGCTGGTGGTGGAGACCCTGATCTCATCATTGAGGCCCATTGGGAACATCGTCCTCATCTGCTGCGCTTTCTTCATCATTTTCGGCATCCTGGGCGTGCAGGTGAGTGGCCTGCACGTGCCCGGGGGTCTGCCCCATCGCAGacaggctctgtcacccagtgtggCTTCCGGCAGCACAGCCGCGGGGCTTGAGGGACAGCTCAGGCCTCACTTGCGCCCCAGAGCCCCGGGAGGCCCTGAGTGGGGTAGCGCACAGGAGCCAGGCCCTCCGGGGTGACCGCCCCACCCCATCAGCTCTTCAAGGGGAAGTTCTACTACTGCGAGGGCGCGGACACGAGGAACATCTCCACCAAGGCCGAGTGCCGGGCCGCCCACTACCGCTGGGTGCGGCGCAAGTACAACTTCGACAACCTGGGCCAGGTGGGCCGGGCGGCAGGGGGGACCCCCTGGAGCCAGAGGGCCAGCGACCCCAGCTCCAGGCCTCGGCGGTGACCCTGGATCTGGCCCTCAGGCCCTGATGTCGCTGTTCGTGCTGTCGTCCAAGGACGGCTGGGTGAACATCATGTACGACGGGCTGGACGCCGTGGGTGTCGACCAGCAGGTGCGCACAGGCCAGCGGCAGCCTCCGGGGTCGAGCCGGCTCACCTCAGGGTCTCCTCCGAGTGGCTGTCTTGGCCTCTGGGGACTCGCGGGACCTCGGGAGCGGGGCCGTCCTGGGTAGGGCGCCTGGCGTGCGTGCGTGCGGGCGGGCACCCACTGCCTCTGTGCCGCAGCCCGTGCAGAACCACAACCCCTGGATGCTGCTCTACTTCATCTCCTTCCTGCTCATCGTCAGCTTCTTCGTGCTCAACATGTTCGTGGGTGTCGTGGTCGAGAACTTCCACAAGTGCCGGCAGcaccaggaggcggaggaggcgCGGCGGCGCGAGGAGAAGCGGCTGCGGCGTCTGGAGAGGAGGCGCAGGAGTAAGGAGCTCCCGGTGGCGGGTCGGTACCTGTGTGCCCACCGGGCCCTCCAGCCCCGCACGCTCGTCATCCAGAGGGCACCAGAGCCCTGCCCGCTCCACCCTGGCCTCCCCGAATGGCTCTGCACGCCACCCGCCTTGCTGGGCCTGCTTGGGGGCCGGGCCGTGGAGGGCTGGCCAGAGAGGGCGACTGGGGGAGCCCAGCACGGcaggagaggaagagacaccCCCAACCCCATCCCCAGTGCCCAAGGAGCAGGTTCACCCCCGATTCCTCACTCCACGAGGAGCCAGCACAGCCTCCGGGACACAGGCTGAGGGAGAGCAGAGAGGGCTCCTGCCCGAGCATCCCTGTGCCCTCAGCCCTCAGACTGTCTCCTTGTCTTTCCAGGCACTTTCCCCAGCCCAGGTACTGGCCCTGCCCCGCATGCCTCAGGCCCCGCTTCTGCAGCCGCTGCTCGGGGGAGGGCTGGCATCCCAGGCCCACTGAGGTCCTCTGAAGGGCGGGCACAGGTGGCCAGAGGTGCTGAGCGTGTGGCTCGGGGAGGGGCTGTGCTCACCCGCCAGGGCCCGCGCTGCTGTGTGCATGCTTGCGAGTGGCTCTGCCCGGCTCGCAGTCTGCCCGCGTCTCCGCTGTGCACCAGGGTAACAAGGGGCTGCCCACACCCCTGCAGGCTTGTGGCTGCTCTATGTCCTCAGCGGACTGGCCCCCTCTGGCTGCCTGGGCTGCATCAAGCGCTTCAGTGACTGCATGGCAACCTGCGGGTGGGGGGTGTTTCCTGCTCTTACCGGCCCTGTGCCAGTGGTCCCCACCCACGTATGGTTCTGTGGCTGAGGCAGgtccgggggtgggggtggcaggtCATGCTTTCACCCGTGGGAGCTGCTCCCTGTGCACGTAGGGACCCTGGAGGCCAAGCGTTCAGTGCAGACCAGTACAGGGGGAACACACTGATGATCGCGGGCACCGACTTCAGATGTGCTGGAGTCTGGCAGACCCAAGACCGTACCCATGGCCCTTTGCaggatggggaagggagggactTGGGCTGGTGGCCAGAGGGCAGGTCACACTCTCGTCTCTGCTCCAGTGAGGCCGGTGGGCCCAGACCCAAGAGGTGGAGtggggctgccctgcccagcccttCATCAGTGTCTCAGCCTGAGGCCAGAACAGGAATAGACCACAGAGGCCCAGCCTCATGCTGTGCCGACCTGGGAGCCCCAGGAGGGCAGGGTCTGCACAGGCTCCCAGGTGGGATGTGAAGAAGCCATCTCAGCTTCCATATCCCCTCCTGGGCACCGCCTGGGACGCGGCTGCATTGTTGAGGAGGGCGTCAGTGGCCTGCCCGAAAGGCCTGCTCCCGTGCAGGCCTTCCCAGCCCAGCCAGCTTCACAGTGAGCTGCCTCTCACCTAGAACAGGGGCCCCTCCTCCAGCCTTGTGTGAGCCCCCCATGGAGGCAGGGCCAGCCACATCTTCACATCTGAGCAGTGGGCCCCCACTTCTCCCCTACACTTGGCCACCTGGGAGGAAAACAGGTCTGCAGGAGCCAGCAGCACCGGGCAGCCCCCTGCCCTGCACTCACGGCCACCCTCCCTGCAGAGGCCCAGCGCCGGCCCTACTACGCCGACTACTCACCCACCCGCCGCTCCATTCACTCGCTGTGCACGAGCCACTACCTGGACCTCTTCATCACCTTCATCATCTGCGTCAACGTCATCACCATGTCCATGGAGCACTACAACCAGCCCAAGGTAGGCGCCTTCCTCCAGACCAGGGCAGCGAGAAGGCTCCCTGCGTGGCAGCCGAGGCAGCGGGCGTGACCCGGGACCGGGCGCCCCACCGCACTCTCACTGGGGCTTGGCTGGGGGATGAGGAGGTTTCGTTTGAACAGAGACCTCTTTTAACATGGATTGAAactcccctccctctgccctgAGGGACCCTCCGCAGCCCGGCCCTGAACGCCCCCACCATGAGGAGGGGCATAATAGGACACAGGCAGGCCTGAGAGGACGAGTTCTTCCTTGGCTTGGACTCCCCCCTGCACCCCTCCCCTCCTCAGCGAATGATGACCTTCCCCATCCTTCAGAGGGAGGAGGTGGCCTCGGGGCGGCAGCGAGCCTTTGAGGCTGAACAGACTCTGCTATGTGGAAAGCCCAGCCTGCGCTGGGAGGGGCGGGGTCTTCTGTCACCAGAGGCTCATCCTCGGGGTGGGGAGCTCCAGGGTCCCTCCAGACAGGCCTCCCAGCCTGGCTCAGCCTGCATACTGTACATGCTCAGGGCTGGGCTCAGCCAGCCAGTGTCCCCATGCCCCCAAGGTGCTCCGGTCAGAGGACGGGGGTGGGTGGCCAGGAGCTGGGGCACGCAGATGGCTGGGGGGCGTGACAGGCTGGCGGCTCAGGGCGGCTTTCCAGAGGCAGTGGTGTTCAGCTGGGCCTGTGGATGTGGGAGGGCACCTTCCACTGTTTCACCTCGTTGGACACTCTGGGAGCACTGCCTGTTTGCTGGGCTAGAGGAGGGGCAAAGAGGCTGCCAGTGCCCAGGGAGGAGCTTCTGGGCTGACCTGGGAGCCTCCAGGCCTGACCAGCGGGGCACTCACGGGTGTGCAGGGcgggagccagggagagaggtAGTCCCGGCCTCACCTCAGCCAGCCCCACCTGCACCCCCAGTCGCTGGACGAGGCCCTCAAGTACTGCAACTACGTGTTCACCATCGTGTTTGTCTTCGAGGCCGCACTGAAGCTGGTGGCATTTGGGTTCCGTCGGTTCTTCAAGGACAGGTGTGTGGGGTGGGGCTGTCTTGGGGCTCAGGGCTCTAGGGGCTGGGGCAGGCGAGGCCGCAGGCGTTTCCCCGGAGTCTGCAGAAGTGATGGTGCTGAGTTGAGGCGGGACCCGGCCATGTGCACTGAGCCTGTGGCCATGCAGGTGGAACCAGCTGGATCTGGCCATCGTGCTGCTGTCACTTATGGGCATCACGCTGGAGGAGATCGAGATGAACGCCGCGCTGCCCATCAACCCCACCATCATCCGAATCATGCGCGTGCTCCGCATCGCCCGTGGTGGGTACCCGGATACCCGCCAGGTTCCCTCTGCGGGAGGAGGGTGGGGCTTGGCCTTGGGTGGGAGTAAGAGCAGGGGCACCCAGGGTCCCCACGCAGCAGGGAGGGTCCGCCCAGCCCCACTGACGCTCAGCTCCCGGCTCTAGTGCTGAAGCTTCTGAAGATGGCCACGGGCATGCGCGCCCTGCTGGACACCGTGATGCAAGCCCTGCCGCAGGTAGGTGGAGCCCGCAGCATCCTCAGCACAGCCGCCACACTGCAGGGAGGGCCTCACCGTCGCCCCACTCATCTCTCTCATCCCTCGGGCGTGCGGCTGCTGCACCTGTGTCCCTGCTGTGCGTGCAGCGTATGGCTTGGCTGGGCTGGGAGCAATGGATCCAGCCGctgccctctgggcctcagttctctGGCAAAGACTCCTCACCAGGGACACCTCTGTGGTGCACTTCTGTAGACAGAGGCCATGGAGAGCCGGATGGTTCTGGGCAGAGCGCAGCAGATGgccagtgtgtgtggggggaggtggggggggcaCAGGACCACACTCAGGATGCAGGTGTCAGCCACAGACCCGCCCCTCGGAGCCCACGCAGGCTTGGCCTCCTTGCTCCCTGTGCCCCTGGCCCCTGCCCACATCCTTTTTGGCCTCCAGAGCCGAGAGACCCAATGCTTTGCCCCATCCATAGTCTCCAGTCCATCTCTCCAACCCCAGTGTGTCCGTCCATCCACCAGCCCAGCCACATTCccagccacccctcccccacggcTGCACACGCATCTGGAGCCGCCGCCTCTTCCCACCCCTTTCCCATCCCTGCACCGTCTGTCATGTGCCCCCCGCATGTCTtctgcctcctacctcagctgtCCCCTCTCATGCTGTCCTCAGCAGCATGCCTTGCTCCGTTCCAGTAACACTCCCGAAGGCCTGAGTAACCCCCAGGTGCTCAGCTGTGTGGAGGAGGGTCTCAGAGCAGGGCCAGGCCAGCCTTGCGGGGTGGGCCGCCCAGCGAGGCAGTGTGTGCCAATGCTGGCGCTGGTGGGGTGGCTCGCAGGAGAGCTGTGGGCAGGGGAGGTGTGAGGCTCCAGGCCCACCTGCCGGGACCCCTTAGCTTCATGCTGGTCTGGGCCCCACCATGGGAACTCTGAGGTACCCCGTGCACAGGGCAGGCCAGAGCCCGCAGGGGTATCCTGCTAGGCCTTGGGGAACCTGCTGGGCAGAGAACGGAGTGGGCTCAGGGCCAGGGCCTAGGAAGGGAGAAGTCAGCACGGAGGGGTGGGCCCTGTCAACCTGGTGAGGCCGTTGGAGCCCCCAGAGGGGCATGGGGCTGAGATGCAGGGGTCCTTGCCCCGCTCTGGGAATTTGCTTCCACTTGGCCTGGGCCGGGAGTGCTGGGGAAGGGTGGCCAGGTGGGGGTCTGGAGGCCGAGGCGCCAAGTGCCCTGCAGGGTGGGCTGAGGCCACCCCACCTCCTGCCTGACCCAGCTCTGCTTCTCTCTCGTGTAGGTGGGGAACCTGGGCCTTCTTTTCATGCTCCTGTTTTTTATCTATGCTGCGCTGGGAGTGGAGCTGTTCGGGAGACTGGGTAAGTGTCCCCTGCCCGCCACTCCAGGCACACCTGGGGTCCTGGCAGGCTGAGGCTCATGTGTCAACACAGAGGCGTGCACCCAACTGTGACATATGTGTGCAGGCATGTGCACAGGAGCACAGACACAGGGATGCCTGCCATACACGAGAGCGAGTACACGTGGACACACGCCACCAGCCCCAACGCCACATGGTCCCAGGAGATCCTTGCTGGCTATGTCCCCTCGCCTGGTGGCTGTAGCCTCCCGAAGCCTCCACCCAGGCCTCAGCCTTGGcccaggctgggcagggcaggtggGGGACCCTCCTCGGACAGCCCAGCCCACCCCTGCCAGGTCCCACTTCAGCCAGCCCACCCCTGCCAGGTCCCACTTCAGCCAGCCCAGTCCCTGCCCGGTCCTTCCCCAGGGCCCTGTCCTGACAGTGGGTGTGGTATCATCACGGCCTGTGTCTGTCCACTGGGCAAGCTCAATTCCAGTCACCCGGCTCCCCCTTAGGCCCCACCACACACAGTCACAAACACAGACACTAATGACTCTTCCAGGGCCCGGGGTCACCACAGCCAGCCCAGGTGTGGCAGCAGAGGCCTCGGCCCAGGGGCTCCGGCTTCATACCAGGGTCAGCCTCAGTTGGACCACCGGGGCCTCATCTATATCCTCTGGGCTCCGCAGGGTGCATGTGGGGCCAGGTGTGTGTCCCACCCCCACCCGAGCAGGCGAGGCTGACGGGGCGCATCTCCCTCCCACAGAGTGCAGTGAGGACAACCCGTGCGAGGGCCTCAGCCGGCACGCCACCTTCAGCAACTTCGGCATGGCCTTCCTCACGCTGTTCCGCGTGTCCACGGGGGACAACTGGAATGGGATCATGAAGGTACGCGGCAGCCCCAGCTGTTTCTGAGGCTCTCCCAGGGACGGGCCTGGGTCTGTCCCGGCCGGGCAGTGGGAAGGGGTGACGCCCACAGGTGGTGTGGATCCCGGCTGGCAGCTGCCCCCCACTGCAGGACACACTTCGAGAGTGCACCCGTGAGGACAAGCACTGCCTCAGCTACCTGCCCGCGCTGTCGCCCGTCTACTTCGTGACTTTCGTGCTGGTGGCGCAGTTCGTGCTGGTGAACGTGGTGGTGGCCGTGCTGATGAAGCACCTGGAGGAGAGCAACAAGGAGGCCCGCGAGGACGCGGAGCTGGACGCCGAGATCGAACTGGAGATGGCGCAGGGCCCCGGGGACGCACGCGGGGTGGATTCGGACGGGCCTCCCTCGCCCCAGGAGAGTCGGGGTGCTGGGGATGCCCCAAACCTCCTCGTTGCACGCAAGGTGTCCGTGTCCAGGATGCTCTCACTGCCCAATGACAGCTACATGTTCCGGCCCGTGGCACCCGCCCCGTCGCCCCGCCCTCGCCCACTgcaggaggtggagatggagaCTTATGGGGGTGGCACCCGCCCGGGTACGGCGGGCATCGGGAAGATGTGGGCTGGGCGGGAAGCAAGGCAGGCAGGTGGCAGGGAGGATGGGTCTGGCCAGAGCTGGCAGGAGGGAGGATGGGTGGGAAGGATGATGGGGACAGGcaggggggagaggggaggccGAGGGTGGGTGAGAAGCAGCAGGGTGGGCTGCTGGGAAGGACTGGGGTGGGTGGCTTAAAGGGAGGACAGGTTGGGTTAGGCTGGACAAGAAGGAGGATGGGCAGAAGGACGGTGCTGGTTTTCGGGAGGATGAGGGTGGGTGGAAGCTGGGCAGAAAGGCAGGGACAGAGCTGCCCGCTTAGATGCTTCCCTGCTTCAGGCTCGGCCACCTCTGTGCACTCACCCCCCGCGGAGTCCTGTGCGTCCCTTCAGGTCCCATTGGCTATATCGTCTCCGGCCAGGAGCAGCGAGTCCATCCACACCGTGTCCCCTCGGCGCACAGCAcgctcccccagcctcagccgGCTGCTCTGCAGACAGGTAGGAGAAGCCTTGCCCCGCAGCACAGGCGGGTTGGGGTGGGCTTGCAGGGGCGCCTTCTCTCatctgaggcccagggagggcgGCACTGGGTGCTTGGGGCTCCAAAGTTTTCTGTCTGTTGCTTGGTGGATCTTGGGGTGTTGGGCCCAAATGGGCCCTCAGGCCTGTGAGCTTGTGGCCACAGAGCACCTGGCTACAGGGACCCGAGTCTCCTTGGACCCACAGCCTCAAGCTTTATGGTGGACAGATGGCGGTTTCTCAGGCCTCACGGTGGGCAGACGGGTTCTCCGGTCCTGGCTTGTGCCCCAGCCTCACCCACCTGCAGCCTCAGCTCCTCTTCGAGCCTCTCCCTACATTGCCCAGTGCAAGACCCCTGCACCATGTGGGAGCAGTTAGGAGAACCCCATCCTAGGGGTGCCCAGCTGGGCTGCTGGTGTCCAGGGGTGGGGAgctggcctcagcctcagccctgTGCCCCTGGGGGTCTCCTGCCCACAGCATCTCTTCCCAAAGGGCAGTGGGTGGAGGCTTTCCCTAGAGCCTCACAGGTCAAGGGTGAGAGTGGGATGCCCACTCCAGTGCCTTCCAGCCTAGCCCTGTCCGGAGGGTCAGGAGCCACCCAGGAacctgcccactttggcctcttcAGGATGGGATGGCAGGGGGTCCCCAAGCTCTGGCCACTGACAAGGCCCTCCCGGGGTCCTGCCCTCACTTTGACCCCCACTGACGCCCTCCCGGGTCCTGCCCTCACTTTGACCCCCACTGACAAGGCCCTCCCGGGGTCCTGCCCTCGCTTTGACCCCCACTGACAAGGCCCTCCCGGGGTCCTGCCCTCACTTTGACCCCCACTGACTCCCTCCCGGGTCCCTCCCGGAGTCCTGCCCTCACTTTGACTGCACGCCCCTGCAGGAGGCAATACGCACAGATTCCTTGGAAGGGCAGATTGATAGCCCTAGGGACACCCTGGATGCTGTGGAGCCTCCCGAGAAAACCCTAGTGAGGCTGGCATCCCAGGGGGGCTCCCTGCAGTCCCCCCAGCGCTCCCCACGGCCCGCCAGCGTCCGCACCCGGAAGCACACCTTCGGACAGCGCTGCGTCTCCAGCCGGCCGGCGGCCCCAGGTGGAGAAGAGGCTGAGGCCGCAGACCCAGCCGACGAGGAGGTCAGCCACATCACCAGCTCCGCCTGCCCCTGGCAGCCTGCGACTGAGCCCCACGGCCCCGAAGCCTCTCCAGCACCCTGCGGCAGCGAGCGGGACCTGCGAAGGTTCTACAGCGTGGACGCCC
It contains:
- the CACNA1H gene encoding voltage-dependent T-type calcium channel subunit alpha-1H isoform X5; its protein translation is MIEGARAADEVRVPLGAPPPGPAAAAAAGASPASSGAPGREAERGSEPGASPPESPAAEPGAELGADEEQRVPYPALAATVFFCLGQTTRPRSWCLRLVCNPWFEHVSMLVIMLNCVTLGMFRPCEDVECGSERCNILEAFDAFIFAFFAVEMVIKMVALGLFGQKCYLGDTWNRLDFFIVMAGMMEYSLDGHNVSLSAIRTVRVLRPLRAINRVPSMRILVTLLLDTLPMLGNVLLLCFFVFFIFGIVGVQLWAGLLRNRCFLDSAFVRNNNLTFLRPYYQTEEGEENPFICSSRRDNGMQKCSHIPSRRELRVPCTLGWEAYAQPQAEGVGAAANACINWNQYYNVCRSGASNPHNGAINFDNIGYAWIAIFQVITLEGWVDIMYYVMDAHSFYNFIYFILLIIVGSFFMINLCLVVIATQFSETKQRESQLMREQRARHLSNDSTLASFSEPGSCYEELLKYVGHVFRKLKRRSLRLYARWQSRWRKKVDPGSVQGQGPGRRQRRAGRPTASVHHLVYHHHHHHHHHYHFSHGSPRRPGPEPGVCDTRLVRAGAPHSPPSTGRRPPDAESVHSIYHADCHIEGPQERAQVAHAAATAAASLKLATGLAAMNYPTILPSGPGSGKSSTSPGPKGKWASGPPGTGGHSPLRLDSPDPYEKIQHVVGEHGLGQAPGHLSGLNVPCPLPSPPAGTLTCELKSCPYCTRALEDPEGELSGSESGDSDGHGIYEFTQDMRHGDRRDPMQQPPATGTPGPGSPRQRAQQRAAPGEPGRLGLLWATFSSKLRRIVDSKYFSRGIMMAILVNTLSMGVEYHEQPEELTNALEISNIVFTSMFALEMLLKLLACGPLGYIRSPYNIFDGIIVVISVWEIVGQADGGLSVLRTFRLLRVLKLVRFLPALRRQLVVLVKTMDNVATFCTLLMLFIFIFSILGMHLFGCKFSLQTDSGDTVPDRKNFDSLLWAIVTVFQILTQEDWNVVLYNGMASTSSWAALYFVALMTFGNYVLFNLLVAILVEGFQAEGDANRSDSDEDKTSVHFEEDFHKFRDLQATELKMCSLAVTPNGHLEGRGSLPPPLIMCTAATPMPTPKSLPYLDAPSLPASRRGSSSSGGPTLGDQKPLASLRGSPCAPWGPNGAWSSRRSSWSSLGRAPSLKRRSQCGERESLLSGEGKGSTDDEAEDGRGTPGPRTSPLRRAESLDPRPLRPAALPPTKCRDCNGQMVALPSEFFLRIDGHREEAAELDDDLEDSCCFRLRKVLEPYKPQWCRSREAWALYLFSPQNRFRDSCRKIITHKLFDHVVLIFIFLNCVTIALERPDIDPGSTERVFLSISNYIFTAIFVAEMMVKVVALGLLSGEHAYLQSSWNLLDGLLVLVSLVDIVVAMASAGGAKILGVLRVLRLLRTLRPLRVISRAPGLKLVVETLISSLRPIGNIVLICCAFFIIFGILGVQLFKGKFYYCEGADTRNISTKAECRAAHYRWVRRKYNFDNLGQALMSLFVLSSKDGWVNIMYDGLDAVGVDQQPVQNHNPWMLLYFISFLLIVSFFVLNMFVGVVVENFHKCRQHQEAEEARRREEKRLRRLERRRRKAQRRPYYADYSPTRRSIHSLCTSHYLDLFITFIICVNVITMSMEHYNQPKSLDEALKYCNYVFTIVFVFEAALKLVAFGFRRFFKDRWNQLDLAIVLLSLMGITLEEIEMNAALPINPTIIRIMRVLRIARVLKLLKMATGMRALLDTVMQALPQVGNLGLLFMLLFFIYAALGVELFGRLECSEDNPCEGLSRHATFSNFGMAFLTLFRVSTGDNWNGIMKDTLRECTREDKHCLSYLPALSPVYFVTFVLVAQFVLVNVVVAVLMKHLEESNKEAREDAELDAEIELEMAQGPGDARGVDSDGPPSPQESRGAGDAPNLLVARKVSVSRMLSLPNDSYMFRPVAPAPSPRPRPLQEVEMETYGGGTRPGSATSVHSPPAESCASLQVPLAISSPARSSESIHTVSPRRTARSPSLSRLLCRQPQALWWTDGGFSGLTVGRRVLRSWLVPQPHPPAASAPLRASPYIAQCKTPAPCGSS